The genomic window GAGAGCGCCGGGCAGGGGAAGCTGGACCAGGTAGGCGTCCACCTCCGGGTCGGCGTTGAACCGGGAGATGGTGGCGTGCAGCTCCTCCTGGGTGGTGGTGGCGGGAAGGTGCTCGTGGATCGAGGCGATACCCACCTCCGCGCTGTCCTGGTGCTTCATCTCGACGTAGCGAGCGCTGGGCCCGTGATCGCCGACGAGAATCGATCCGAGCCCGGGCTGGACGCCCGCGCCCTTGAGCTCGCGCACCCGCTCGGACACCTGCTCACGGATCCGCGTTGCCAGCGCCTCGCCGTCGAGAACCCGGGCGGCCATCAGTGCCGGAAGTGACGCTCGCCGGTCAGGACCATGGCCAGGCCGTGCTCGTCAGCAGCGGCGACGATGTCGTCGTCGCGCAGCGACCCCCCAGGTTGGATGACCGCCGCCACGCCTGCGGCTGCCACGGCATCGAGCCCGTCACGGAATGGGAAGAAGGCGTCGCTGGCCGCCGCGCCCCCGACAGCCCGGCCGGCTGCCTTGCGGGCGGCGATCTCGCCGGGCTCCACCCGGTTCTGCTGGCCGGCGCCGACGCCAACGGCCTGGCCCCCTGCGACGAGCACGATGGCGTTCGAGGAGGTGAAGGCGCAGATGCGCCAGGCCAGCTCCAGGTCACCCCACTGGGCCTCGGTGGGCGCCACTTTCGTCACGACTCGCCACGCGTCCCGGCCAGCGGGAAAGTGGTCGGCCTCCTGCACCAGGTACCCCCCATCGAGCCGGCGCAGCTCCCGGACGTGCGGCCCCGGCGGCGGCGCCTCGAGGACCCGCATGTTCTTTCGCTTGGCCGCGAAGCGTTCCAGCGCACCCGGGGCGTAGGCGGGCGCCACGAGGACGTCAGCCACCGGGTTGGCCACGATCTGCGCCGCCAGGTCGTCGTCGACCCGCCGGTTGAGGGCCACGATGCCGCCGAAGGCCGACATGGGGTCGCACTCGAACGCCCGCTGGTAGGCGGTGGCGATCTCGCCGGCCACCGCCGCGCCGCACGGGTTGGCGTGCTTGATGATGGCGGCGGCGGGCGAGTCGCCGAGCTGGTGGACCAGCTGCCAGGCGGCCTCGGCGTCGAACAGGTTCAGGTACGAGAGGACCTTGCCCCCGTGCTGGGCGACGCCATCCCACCATCCTCGGCCCCCGATGTCGCGATAGCGGGCGCCCTCCTGGTGCGGGTTCTCCCCGTAGCGCAGGTCCTGGACCCGCTCCAGTGCGAGGTGCAGAGTCGGCGGAAGGGTGACGGCGGGCCCGCCGGCGCCGCCGTCGTCGAGCCACCCGACGATGGCAGCGTCGTAGGCGGCGGTATGGGCGAAGGCGGCGCGGGCCAGTCGGCCGCGGGTGGCGTCCGACAGCGCGCCGACGGCACGCAGCTCGTCGAGGACCGGCCCGTAGTCGGCAGGGTCCACGACCACGCCGACGTGGGCGTGGTTCTTCGCCGCGGCCCGGACCATGGTCGGCCCGCCGATGTCGATCATCTCGATCCCGGGGCGGGACGGGAAGGGATAGAGGTTGCACACGACGAGCTCGATCGGCGCGATACCCCGTTCGGCCAGCTCCGAGCGGTGCACCGGGTTGCTGCGGTCGGCCAGGATGGCGCCGTGGATGTCTGGGTGGAGGGTCTTCACCCGCCCGTCGAGCATCTCCGGCGCCCCTGTCACCGCCTCCACCGGCGTGGTGGCGATGCCGGCCTCCGTCAGCGCCGCGGACGTGCCGCCGCTCGCCACCAGCTCCCATCCCAGATCGACCAGGCCCCGAGCGAACGCCGTCAGGCCGGTCTTGTCGTACACAGACAGCAGCGCCCTCACGACCTCAGTGACTCCTCGTCGGCAATGACCGCGGCGATCGTGGCGGGATAGAGGCGCCGCTCGACCGCCTTGATGCGTTCGTGCAGGGACTCGACGGTATCGTCCGCCAGCACCGGCACCGCCTCCTGGGCGAGGATCGGCCCGTCGTCGACCTCCAGCGTGGCGACATGCACCGTGCACCCGGTGACCTTCACCCCCGCTCCGATGGCCTCCTCCACTGCGTGCCATCCGCGGAAGGCGGGCAGCAGCGCCGGATGGGTGTTGAGGATCCGACCCGGGTAGGCGTCGTGCACGGGCTTGTCCA from Acidimicrobiales bacterium includes these protein-coding regions:
- the purH gene encoding bifunctional phosphoribosylaminoimidazolecarboxamide formyltransferase/IMP cyclohydrolase yields the protein MRALLSVYDKTGLTAFARGLVDLGWELVASGGTSAALTEAGIATTPVEAVTGAPEMLDGRVKTLHPDIHGAILADRSNPVHRSELAERGIAPIELVVCNLYPFPSRPGIEMIDIGGPTMVRAAAKNHAHVGVVVDPADYGPVLDELRAVGALSDATRGRLARAAFAHTAAYDAAIVGWLDDGGAGGPAVTLPPTLHLALERVQDLRYGENPHQEGARYRDIGGRGWWDGVAQHGGKVLSYLNLFDAEAAWQLVHQLGDSPAAAIIKHANPCGAAVAGEIATAYQRAFECDPMSAFGGIVALNRRVDDDLAAQIVANPVADVLVAPAYAPGALERFAAKRKNMRVLEAPPPGPHVRELRRLDGGYLVQEADHFPAGRDAWRVVTKVAPTEAQWGDLELAWRICAFTSSNAIVLVAGGQAVGVGAGQQNRVEPGEIAARKAAGRAVGGAAASDAFFPFRDGLDAVAAAGVAAVIQPGGSLRDDDIVAAADEHGLAMVLTGERHFRH
- the purN gene encoding phosphoribosylglycinamide formyltransferase, with product MRVGVLASGSGTILESILDADLPVAVVVVDRPCRAVDVAGGAGVPAQLVERRSFGKDFDRVAYTDQVVDVLTANGVDLVVMAGFGTVLDKPVHDAYPGRILNTHPALLPAFRGWHAVEEAIGAGVKVTGCTVHVATLEVDDGPILAQEAVPVLADDTVESLHERIKAVERRLYPATIAAVIADEESLRS